One stretch of Mobula birostris isolate sMobBir1 chromosome 5, sMobBir1.hap1, whole genome shotgun sequence DNA includes these proteins:
- the LOC140197762 gene encoding solute carrier family 46 member 2 isoform X2 — protein sequence MCEKLPSFLEIVVAFHQVAGAFFDTGLLMVAKERCNATAAGSRQTCISQFYMYNNIMLGLTPLLFTFILARLGDEKSRKITICVPLLGYLISRSLLVWVILFHLPLEVMFATALLNGLSGGFPSFWSGIMALASDTSSAKDRSVRLIRIELAYGLAGLMGSISSGHIFIHFTLSHYQGVVLAGCSCLCYLISLLYCLLGVKTPSRQTATGEQVRSTPPLENDRVLGQAGRDHGSEAATRVQDERNRATKRHPSETSRLLDYTASAQGKPSCCTAVNFTVALLFASGVLYDLSVTGGVDIIPMFVLKDPLNWDAVWVGYGSAAGYTIFLTSFLGVKVLSRYLKDTSLIVIGIVSFSTGMLIMAFVKWTYLFFIDAVQLPKYARKQQEFCRCWKFKQHTSKLLMNAAGQGLSLKRRLYLFLEMLPGLLRSPATLICVTQVCTIFAF from the exons ATGTGTGAGAAGCTACCTTCCTTTCTAGAGATCGTGGTGGCTTTCCACCAGGTCGCGGGAGCTTTCTTTGACACTGGTCTGCTGATGGTTGCTAAAGAGCGCTGTAACGCCACGGCAGCCGGAAGCAGGCAAACTTGTATCTCTCAGTTTTACATGTACAACAACATTATGCTGGGACTCACCCCATTACTCTTCACCTTCATCTTAGCCAGGCTGGGAGATGAGAAATCCAGGAAGATCACCATCTGCGTGCCACTCCTGGGCTACCTGATCTCCAGGTCTCTGCTGGTCTGGGTGATCCTGTTTCATCTGCCCTTGGAGGTGATGTTTGCCACTGCGCTGCTCAACGGCCTGAGTGGAGGTTTCCCTTCTTTCTGGTCAGGAATCATGGCCCTGGCCTCAGACACTTCCTCTGCCAAGGACAGGTCCGTCAGGCTCATTAGAATCGAGCTAGCCTATGGCTTGGCAGGGTTGATGGGAAGCATCTCATCTGGACACATCTTCATTCACTTCACCCTCTCCCATTACCAGGGGGTAGTATTGGCAGGCTGCAGCTGCCTCTGTTATTTGATAAGCTTGCTGTACTGCCTCCTGGGGGTGAAAACGCCATCCAGACAAACGGCAACTGGCGAGCAGGTTAGAAGCACGCCGCCTCTTGAAAATGACAGAGTGCTGGGTCAGGCTGGGCGGGACCACGGCTCTGAAGCGGCGACTAGGGTCCAAGATGAGCGAAACAGAGCCACGAAGAGACATCCAAGTGAAACCTCAAGGCTGCTGGATTACACTGCAAGCGCGCAAGGCAAACCGAGTTGTTGTACAGCAGTGAACTTCACAGTTGCTTTGCTCTTTGCAAGTGGGGTGTTATACGATCTGAGCGTGACAGGTGGAGTGGATATAATTCCCATGTTTGTATTGAAAGACCCATTGAACTGGGATGCTGTGTGGGTTGGCTATGGCTCTGCAGCAGGATATACCATCTTCCTGACCAGTTTCCTGGGAGTCAAAGTTCTTTCCAGATATCTGAAAGACACTTCCTTGATAGTGATTGGAATAGTATCATTTTCCACTGGGATGCTGATCATGGCTTTTGTGAAGTGGACTTACCTATTTTTCATTG atgctgtccaatTACCCAAGTAtgcacgcaaacaacaggaattctgcagatgctggaaattcaagcaacacacatcaaagttgctgatgaatgctGCAGgccagggtctcagcctgaaacgtcgactgtacctcttcctagagatgctgcctggcctgctacgttcaccagcaactttaatatgTGTTACCCAAGTATGCACTATTTTTGCATTTTGA